The genome window GGAGCTCGGGGGTGCAGAGCTGGGATGCAGGGGGAGATTTGGGGTACAGACCAAGGCCTCAGGGTGCAGGGGAGGTGTGGGGTGCAGACCTGGGGTTTGGGGTGCAGACCTGGGTGAAGACATGGAATTTGGGGTGCAGAGGAGACCTGGGGTGCAGACCTGGGGTTTAGGGTGCAGGGGGAGATTTGGGGTGCAGATGTGGGAtctggggtgcaggaggagatCTGGGGTGCAGACCTGGGTGCAGGGGAAGATGTGGGGTGCAgatgtggggtgcaggggggaatTTGGGGTGCAGCCCAGGGACTCGAGGGCAGCCTGGGGTGCAGATTGAGCCTCCTTTTCTGTGCCGCGTGGCAGGATCCGGCCCCAGCCCAGGTGCCGCCTGCGCACGGGGAGCCCACAGGCCAGTTTCATTAATTAGCAACTACAGCTGACGAGTTTCTGCTGCCCTGGCCCAGCCACATCACTGCCAGACACGCcgcttctgctttccttttcgcttttgctggcagaaatgggtaaaagccccccaaaaaaatgGTCCCACGGGGCTGGCGTGTGGCTGATGCTTGTGGGCACCCGTGGCAGGGTAGGGGGGAGCTTGGTGATCATTGCGGGGTGCACCCCGAGGTGACCCCCAGCTTATATCACCACCCCCACAACTCCCGGCAGGGTTTTGGCCATGACGGAGGCGACGGGGCCTGTGGCCAAGCGCATCCTGGTGACAGGTGGCAGCGGCTTGGTGGGGAGAGCCATCGAGAAGGTGGTGGCCGATGGAGAGGGGCGGCCAGACGAGAAGTGGATCTTCGTGTCCTCCAGAGACGCCAACTTGACGTGAGTTGACCAcggggggggtttttttggcttggaaccgcccccccccaccccgatctGCTCCCTCGATGCCGCTGAACCCCAAAATTTCCCATCCCAGGAATGCCGCCGAGACCAAAGCCCTGTTCGAGCAGCACAAGCCCACCCATGTCATCCACCTGGCCGCCATGGTCGGGGGCCTCTTCAAAAACATCCGCTACAACCTGGATTTTTGGGTGAGCACCTGGGGAACGGGTGATATCAGGATCCCTGTGGATGCTGCAACCATCTGCCCTCCCCGAGCTGTGACATGGGGATGTGGCTTGCTCTGCTCCTGGGGCCAAACCAGAGCTCCTCTGGTTTCTGGAGTTATTACCCACAGGGTGCAGGGTTTTGGGGGAGGGGTCCCCACCCCACAGATCTGAGAAACCTCTCCATCGCCAGAGGAGAAACGTTCATATCAACGACAATGTCCTGCACACGGCCTACGAGACAGGGGTGCAGAAGGTGGTCTCCTGCCTCTCCACCTGCATCTTCCCCGACAAGACAACGTACCCCATCGATGAGAGCATGGTGAGCATCTCCAGCCCCATGCCCAACCCTGGGGGGGGTCCTCACTCTGCTTAACTCTCTGCTCCCTTGCCCCTAGATTCACAACGGGCCACCACATAGCTCCAACTTTGGCTACTCCTACGCCAAGAGGATGATCGACATCCAGAATAGGTGTGATGGGGGGGATACAGGAGAGTCCTTGCGAGCACTCCCCGGTTATCAGGGCAAGGGGAATCTTCTGGGGCCCCCAGGAATTAAACGGAGCTGAGGAGACACCTGGGCTCAGCAGATGGagatgctgctggctggggtcttCTGGGGACAGCTCTgtgctgggtgggtgggtgaccGCGGCTGGTTGATAACCCACCTCCCCGGCTCTCACCCAGGGGCTACTTCGAGCAGCATGGCTGCCGCTTCACTGCCGTCATCCCCACCAACGTCTTCGGGCCGCACGACAACTT of Rissa tridactyla isolate bRisTri1 chromosome 2, bRisTri1.patW.cur.20221130, whole genome shotgun sequence contains these proteins:
- the GFUS gene encoding GDP-L-fucose synthase, encoding MTEATGPVAKRILVTGGSGLVGRAIEKVVADGEGRPDEKWIFVSSRDANLTNAAETKALFEQHKPTHVIHLAAMVGGLFKNIRYNLDFWRRNVHINDNVLHTAYETGVQKVVSCLSTCIFPDKTTYPIDESMIHNGPPHSSNFGYSYAKRMIDIQNRGYFEQHGCRFTAVIPTNVFGPHDNFNIEDGHVLPGLIHKVYLAKQTGSALTVWGTGKPRRQFIYSLDLARLFLWVLREYDEVEPIILSVGEEDEVSIREAAEAIVEAMDFRGELVFDTTKADGQFKKTASNAKLRRYLPSFQFTPFKQAVKETCAWFSANYTNARK